From a single Thermothielavioides terrestris NRRL 8126 chromosome 1, complete sequence genomic region:
- a CDS encoding glycoside hydrolase family 28 protein (CAZy_ID 269908): protein MLPLTLLLPLSAIVLPVHGEVVKNGSTCIVTPLSDTNAAFAVPRSDGGGLARATVDDTPQILSAFSQCGQDGTIILRPGTYHIRQVMDTTNLRNVSVEIYGTLIWSADNLSYWRQKSFSVTYAGRQTAWRIGGRDIALRGFGQAVFDGNGQAWIDLARGASNLDGRPISLTVWHGTNVLIDGITWRMAQFWHTFVAYSQNVTMTNLVMNTLSSNSYSSQNTDGTDTWNSKDITISNWTVTCGDDCIAIKGNSSNVHVSNVVCHESGAMTIGSVGSNARQPDYVENIVFENITAIHSSNSAWIKTYPGTGYVRNVTFRNIYGEDVNQPIYVTSCIYSYQNCDSSHLAISDIRWENITGTSRYNVAAAIHCSGAAPCDNLHFSDINIKPKNGGTAKVLCSNIKNQATMGLQCTGPCPGSHPQQLSGNV from the exons ATGTTGCCTCTCACCCTCCTTCTGCCGTTGAGCGCCATCGTCCTCCCGGTCCacggcgaggtcgtcaaGAACGGCTCAACATGCATCGTCACGCCCCTCTCCGACACCaacgccgccttcgccgtccCGCGGTCGGACGGTGGTGGACTCG CCCGCGCGACCGTCGACGACACCCCGCAGATCCTGTCCGCCTTCTCCCAGTGCGGCCAGGACGGCACCATCATCCTCCGCCCGGGGACGTACCACATCCGGCAGGTCATGGACACGACGAACCTGCGCAACGTCAGCGTCGAGATCTACGGCACGCTCATCTGGAGCGCCGACAACCTGTCGTACTGGCGCCAGAAGAGCTTCAGCGTGACCTACGCGGGGCGCCAGACGGCGTGGCGGATCGGCGGGCGGGACATCGCGCTGCGGGGGTTTGGGCAGGCCGTGTTCGACGGGAACGGGCAGGCGTGGATCGACTTGGCCCGCGGCGCGTCGAATCTGGACGGGCGGCCCATCTCGTTGACGGTCTGGCATGGGACGAACGTGCTGATTGATGGGATTACTTG GCGCATGGCGCAGTTCTGGCACACTTTCGTGGCCTACTCGCAGAACGTGACCATGACGAACCTGGTCATGAACACCCTCTCGAGCAACTCGTACAGCTCGCAGAACACGGACGGCACTGACACCTGGAACTCGAAGGACATCACCATCTCGAACTGGACCGTCACATGTGGTGAT GACTGCATCGCGATTAAgggcaacagcagcaacgtCCACGTCAGCAACGTCGTCTGCCACGAGTCGGGCGCCATGACCATAGGCAGCGTCGGCTCCAACGCGCGGCAGCCCGACTACGTCGAGAACATCGTCTTCGAGAACATCACGGCCATCCACTCGAGCAACTCGGCCTGGATCAAGACGTACCCCGGCACAGGCTACGTGCGCAACGTCACCTTCCGCAACATCTACGGCGAGGACGTCAACCAGCCCATCTACGTGACCTCGTGCATCT ACTCGTACCAGAACTGCGACTCCTCCCACCTCGCCATCAGCGACATCCGCTGGGAGAACATCACGGGCACGAGCCGGTACAacgtggcggcggcgatccactgcagcggcgcggcgccctGCGACAACCTCCACTTCTCGGACATCAACATCAAGCCCAAGAACGGCGGGACGGCCAAGGTGCTGTGCTCCAACATCAAGAACCAGGCCACCATGGGCCTGCAGTGCACCGGCCCCTGTCCCGGGTCGCATCCGCAGCAGTTGTCGGGGAATGTGTGA
- a CDS encoding 60S ribosomal protein L4 yields MASRPTVTVIGADGKATGATVVLPKVFSAPIRPDIVKHVHTGMAKNKRQPYAVSEKAGHQTSAESWGTGRAVARIPRVSGGGTHRAGQAAFGNMCRSGRMFAPTKVWRKWHVKINQGQKRFATASALAASAVAPLLMARGHQVATVPEVPLVVDSAAVAGGAIAKTSAAQALLKAVGAGPDLEKVKKSKKLRAGKGKLRGRRHRQRRGPLVVYSAEADGKELVKGLRNLPGVETSPVDALNLLQLAPGGHLGRFIIWTSAAIQQLDAIYESKKGFVLPSNVVSQADLTRLINSSEIQSVLRAPKGEARTKRGAVQKKNPLRNKQIMLRLNPYASTFAKEKLGEVKAEEGKPAPTPAAFKELLKEA; encoded by the exons ATGGCATCCCGACCGACCGTCACCGTGATCGGCGCCGATGGCAAGGCCACCGGCGCCACTGTGGTCCTCCCCAAGGTCTTCAGCGCCCCGATCCGCCCGGATATCGTCAAGCACGTCCACACCGGCATGGCCAAGAACAAGAGGCAGCCGTACGCCGTCAGCGAGAAGGCCGGCCACCAGACCTCGGCCGAGTCGTGGGGCACTG GTCGCGCTGTTGCCCGTATCCCCCGTGTCTCTGGCGGTGGCACTCACCGtgccggccaggccgcctTCGGTAACATGTGCCGTTCCGGCCGCATGTTCGCTCCCACCAAGGTCTGGCGCAAGTGGCACGTCAAGATCAACCAGGGCCAGAA GCGCTTCGCTACTGCTTCCGCCCTTGCCGCCTCTGCTGTGGCTCCTCTCCTGATGGCTCGTGGCCACCAGGTTGCGACCGTTCCCGAGGTTCCCCTCGTTGTCGACTCTGCCGCTGTTGCTGGCGGGGCTATCGCCAAGACGTCGGCTGCTCAGGCTCTCCTGAAGGCCGTCGGTGCTGGCCCTGATCTTGAGAAGGTgaagaagtccaagaagcTCCGTGCCGGCAAGGGCAAGCTCaggggccgccgccaccgccagcgccgtggCCCTCTGGTCGTCTacagcgccgaggccgatggcAAGGAACTCGTCAAGGGCCTGCGCAACCTCCCGGGTGTCGAGACCTCGCCCGTGGACGCGCTCaacctcctccagctcgctcccggcggccacctcggccggTTCATCATCTGGACCTCGGCTGCcatccagcagctcgacgccATCTACGAGAGCAAGAAGGGCTTCGTTCTCCCGTCCAACGTCGTATCGCAGGCCGACCTTACCCGTCTCATCAACAGCTCCGAAATTCAGAGTGTCCTCCGCGCTCCCAAGGGCGAGGCCCGCACCAAGCGCGGCGCGGTGCAGAAGAAGAACCCGCTCCGCAACAAGCAGATCATGCTCCGCCTCAACCCGTATGCCTCGACATTCGCGAAGGAGAAGCTGGGCGAGgtcaaggccgaggagggcaagCCTGCGCCGACACCGGCGGCCTTCAAGGAGCTGCTGAAGGAGGCTTAG